A window of Pyrobaculum aerophilum str. IM2 contains these coding sequences:
- a CDS encoding 30S ribosomal protein S9, with the protein MSIKVPSAEVLQETPRVVISVGKKKTAVARAIIKPGIGRVRINGYPLELWPIEMARIKMSEPLILAGELAKKVDIDVNVSGGGYMGQAVAVRIAMARGLVAFFQSQELKELYERYDPYMLKGDPRRTEHKKPGIKHARSKRQKAYR; encoded by the coding sequence ATGTCGATTAAAGTGCCCAGCGCCGAGGTATTACAAGAGACCCCAAGGGTAGTGATATCTGTGGGCAAGAAAAAGACCGCAGTGGCCAGGGCCATAATTAAGCCGGGAATTGGGCGGGTGAGAATCAACGGCTATCCCTTAGAGCTCTGGCCAATTGAAATGGCCAGGATTAAGATGAGCGAGCCTCTAATATTGGCGGGGGAGCTTGCGAAAAAAGTCGACATAGATGTAAATGTTTCTGGCGGCGGTTATATGGGCCAGGCCGTGGCTGTTAGAATCGCCATGGCGAGGGGGCTAGTGGCGTTTTTCCAAAGCCAGGAGCTCAAAGAGCTTTATGAGCGCTATGATCCATATATGTTAAAAGGCGATCCGCGCCGTACTGAGCATAAGAAGCCTGGTATAAAACACGCAAGAAGCAAGAGGCAGAAGGCTTATAGATGA
- a CDS encoding DNA-directed RNA polymerase subunit N: MIIPIRCFTCGKPLGHLYAVFKRRVLAGEHPGRVLDDLGVTRYCCRRTLMAHVEWIDDVLLYERRS; the protein is encoded by the coding sequence ATGATTATACCAATTCGCTGTTTTACTTGCGGAAAACCCTTGGGCCACCTCTACGCCGTTTTTAAGCGGAGGGTACTCGCTGGAGAGCATCCCGGAAGAGTTCTAGACGACCTTGGCGTCACGAGGTATTGTTGTAGAAGAACGCTTATGGCGCATGTCGAATGGATAGATGACGTCTTGTTATACGAGCGGCGTAGTTGA
- a CDS encoding U6 snRNA-associated Sm-like protein LSm6 — MSKAQQVKLPSPIKVLTKMLNKEIIARLKGGVAVKGVLTAYDGCMNLVLNDAAELDKSGEPKTRYGRIVIRGSQVIYVSTSEVTP; from the coding sequence ATGTCGAAGGCGCAACAAGTGAAACTGCCCTCTCCAATTAAGGTATTGACAAAAATGCTTAACAAGGAAATTATAGCAAGGCTTAAAGGCGGCGTCGCAGTAAAGGGGGTTTTAACTGCCTACGACGGCTGTATGAACCTCGTGCTCAACGATGCAGCTGAGTTAGACAAATCGGGAGAGCCGAAAACGCGATATGGGCGTATAGTAATTAGAGGTTCTCAAGTGATATACGTATCGACGAGCGAAGTGACGCCATGA
- a CDS encoding methionine adenosyltransferase, producing MIVVGKVDKTPVAKRLVEIVERKGQGHPDYIADGVAEWVSKYLSKYYLERFGVILHHNVDKTLVVGGQASPRFGGGEILQPIYILVSGRATYEVRTKEGVVKIPLGPIVMQAARDWIKNHFRYLDPDVHVVIDYRIGQGSADLVGIYDLGVRGIPLANDTSVGVGYAPLTPLEELVYKTERLLNSRDFKAKYPEVGEDVKVMGVRVGKEVKLTIATAMISRLVKDKSHYLSVKDDVKKAVEDLASKIAPEYSVEVTINAADKPEHGIFYLTVTGTSAEHGDDGMTGRGNRANGLITPMRSMSLEAAAGKNPVSHVGKIYNVVAQKIADRIYKEVKDVIEVYVEIVSQIGKPINEPKILNIEIIKDGELTGEVKNEVEAIAKEELGRITQVTDLILRGEVSLY from the coding sequence ATGATAGTAGTAGGCAAAGTTGATAAAACCCCCGTCGCTAAGAGATTAGTTGAAATCGTTGAAAGAAAGGGTCAGGGCCATCCTGACTATATTGCAGACGGCGTTGCCGAATGGGTTAGTAAATATCTCTCTAAGTACTACCTAGAACGCTTTGGGGTGATTCTACACCATAATGTTGATAAGACTCTTGTAGTTGGAGGACAAGCCTCGCCGCGTTTTGGAGGCGGGGAGATCTTACAGCCTATATACATCCTGGTATCTGGAAGGGCTACTTACGAAGTGAGGACTAAAGAGGGAGTTGTCAAAATCCCGCTGGGGCCTATAGTAATGCAGGCGGCCAGAGACTGGATTAAAAACCACTTCCGCTATTTAGATCCCGATGTACATGTTGTTATAGATTACAGAATTGGCCAGGGCTCTGCGGATTTAGTTGGTATTTACGACTTGGGAGTGAGGGGCATACCCCTCGCCAACGACACTTCGGTTGGAGTTGGCTACGCGCCTCTCACTCCTCTAGAGGAGTTAGTATATAAGACTGAACGATTGCTTAACTCTAGAGACTTCAAGGCCAAGTATCCAGAAGTTGGCGAAGACGTTAAAGTAATGGGCGTGAGAGTGGGCAAAGAGGTGAAGTTAACTATTGCAACCGCGATGATAAGTAGGTTAGTCAAGGACAAGAGCCACTACCTCTCTGTTAAAGACGATGTTAAGAAGGCGGTTGAGGACCTCGCCTCGAAGATAGCGCCTGAGTATAGCGTAGAAGTTACAATTAACGCCGCGGATAAGCCTGAACACGGCATATTTTACCTTACGGTCACTGGGACATCTGCAGAACACGGCGATGACGGTATGACGGGAAGAGGCAATAGGGCTAATGGGCTTATAACGCCTATGAGGTCAATGTCGCTGGAAGCCGCCGCTGGCAAAAACCCAGTGAGCCATGTTGGGAAGATTTACAACGTAGTGGCGCAAAAAATCGCCGATAGAATATATAAAGAAGTTAAAGATGTAATTGAGGTATATGTAGAAATTGTTTCGCAAATAGGAAAGCCTATAAATGAACCCAAGATACTTAATATAGAAATTATAAAAGATGGCGAACTCACGGGAGAGGTTAAAAACGAAGTTGAGGCTATAGCCAAAGAAGAGCTTGGCAGGATAACGCAAGTCACAGATTTGATACTGAGGGGAGAAGTCTCGCTGTATTAA
- a CDS encoding DUF460 domain-containing protein: MAILGVDVTPDGSLAFAVFDNGVFVERGVEKARNIVHLFKKYKIDTLAVDNLSELFQHGRGIIRILGKLPYSVNVIEVTRGAEGYLKTEELVRRYFGVDRGHLDPIETATYLAMLASRGVGTPAKLFEEETIILVHRKISTTPGGMSRNRFMRNVTHRIKTIASKIEEKLKEAKLDYDLFLKEESGEVTSAKFVVYANREVVRKYVKPMRSIDIAVTIYSAPARGGGVPARERFLIVGVDPGIVTGIAVLTLDGEVLDTTARRGFSRGDVLRYAHQWGVPVVIATDVAEAPEFVKRLAAMCGAVLYTPSRDLSSEEKAQILEKTKWKAGTSHERDALAAAYRAYQEFKPKFEKLEKEFGSILKFDQVEYAKALIVRGYSIAQAVSEALKKREEKEVKVVYVTVEKPCGGRDESFTTRIKALEYENMQLQKELEALRSECAQLKRSLEDSKWRDLKYRELQNRINTLTVAIMEKETEIEMLKKTFLEILTNYGSKYKLLHLSELVECKGGESVGIICKNIDTVQEAVARGTMGVPLKQVAKLQLGEFFVIDFDAVRELTEEIKRHMDSQKDLDLKKIVQQYRRMLGGV; this comes from the coding sequence GTGGCTATTCTGGGCGTCGACGTAACGCCTGATGGCTCTCTCGCCTTTGCAGTATTTGACAACGGCGTATTTGTAGAACGGGGGGTTGAGAAGGCGCGGAATATTGTACACTTATTCAAGAAGTATAAAATCGACACGCTGGCAGTTGACAATTTAAGCGAGTTATTCCAACACGGGAGGGGTATTATACGCATATTGGGCAAATTGCCGTATTCAGTTAACGTAATTGAAGTCACGCGGGGGGCTGAGGGCTATCTAAAAACTGAGGAGTTGGTTAGAAGGTATTTTGGAGTAGATAGGGGACATCTTGACCCCATCGAAACGGCTACATATCTCGCAATGTTAGCCAGCCGCGGAGTTGGCACTCCTGCTAAACTATTCGAGGAGGAGACTATAATACTTGTCCACCGGAAGATTTCAACTACGCCTGGCGGAATGAGCAGGAACAGATTTATGAGGAATGTAACTCATAGAATAAAAACAATAGCCTCAAAAATAGAGGAGAAGCTAAAAGAAGCAAAGCTTGATTACGATTTGTTTCTCAAAGAGGAATCCGGCGAAGTGACATCCGCTAAGTTTGTGGTTTACGCCAATAGAGAAGTCGTTAGGAAATACGTAAAGCCTATGCGTAGCATAGACATAGCTGTGACAATTTACTCCGCCCCGGCGAGAGGGGGCGGAGTCCCGGCGCGCGAGAGGTTTTTAATAGTAGGCGTCGACCCAGGGATAGTAACTGGCATTGCCGTGTTGACGCTGGATGGGGAGGTGTTAGATACAACAGCGCGCAGGGGTTTTTCACGGGGCGATGTCCTAAGGTACGCACACCAATGGGGGGTGCCGGTGGTTATCGCAACAGACGTCGCGGAGGCGCCGGAGTTTGTAAAGCGGCTGGCGGCTATGTGCGGGGCTGTGCTGTACACGCCTAGCCGCGATTTATCGTCTGAAGAAAAAGCCCAAATACTTGAAAAAACTAAGTGGAAAGCTGGTACAAGCCACGAGAGAGACGCCCTGGCCGCGGCCTATAGGGCCTACCAAGAATTCAAGCCGAAATTTGAGAAACTGGAGAAAGAGTTCGGTAGCATACTCAAATTTGACCAAGTTGAATACGCAAAGGCTCTAATTGTACGCGGCTATTCTATAGCGCAAGCCGTCTCTGAGGCTTTGAAAAAACGGGAGGAGAAGGAGGTAAAAGTTGTATACGTGACAGTGGAGAAGCCTTGCGGTGGAAGAGATGAAAGCTTCACAACTCGGATAAAAGCGCTTGAGTATGAAAATATGCAGTTGCAAAAAGAGCTTGAGGCGCTGAGGTCTGAATGCGCCCAGTTAAAGAGATCTCTTGAAGACAGCAAGTGGCGCGACTTGAAATACAGAGAGTTGCAAAATAGAATTAATACATTAACAGTAGCAATAATGGAAAAGGAGACAGAAATAGAGATGTTGAAAAAAACATTTTTAGAAATTTTAACAAATTACGGCAGTAAGTACAAATTACTGCATTTGTCAGAATTAGTAGAGTGTAAAGGAGGCGAAAGCGTCGGAATCATTTGTAAAAATATAGATACTGTGCAAGAGGCTGTAGCCAGAGGAACAATGGGAGTCCCGCTTAAACAAGTGGCCAAGTTGCAACTCGGCGAATTTTTTGTAATAGACTTTGACGCAGTAAGGGAGTTAACCGAAGAGATCAAACGCCACATGGACAGCCAAAAGGATCTCGATTTGAAAAAAATAGTTCAACAGTATAGACGTATGCTAGGCGGCGTTTAA